The Sphingobacterium bambusae genome includes a window with the following:
- a CDS encoding RNA polymerase sigma factor: protein MEDALIISKFADERTREEAFGYLLQKYQQKIYWHVRRMVIDHDDADDVVQDIFIKVWRNLEKFREDAQLYTWLYRIATNECITFLNKKKQKQNLSLDDDSSAYLADTLAEGSYFNGDKAQMKLQQALLKLPEKQRLVFNMKYFEDLKYDEISEILGTSVGALKASYHLAVKKIENFFSSSD, encoded by the coding sequence ATGGAAGACGCCTTAATCATATCAAAATTTGCTGATGAACGCACACGCGAAGAGGCGTTTGGCTATTTACTTCAAAAATACCAACAAAAAATATACTGGCACGTTCGCCGCATGGTGATCGACCACGATGATGCAGACGATGTGGTGCAGGATATATTTATTAAGGTGTGGCGCAACCTAGAGAAATTCCGGGAAGACGCACAGCTATACACATGGCTATATCGTATCGCGACGAACGAGTGTATCACCTTTTTAAACAAGAAAAAACAGAAGCAGAACCTGTCGTTAGATGACGACAGTTCTGCTTACTTAGCCGATACCCTAGCGGAAGGGAGTTATTTCAACGGCGACAAGGCGCAAATGAAACTGCAGCAGGCCTTGTTGAAGCTGCCGGAAAAACAACGGTTGGTATTTAACATGAAGTATTTTGAGGATCTGAAGTACGACGAGATTTCCGAAATCCTCGGGACAAGTGTTGGTGCCCTAAAAGCATCCTACCATTTGGCCGTAAAAAAAATAGAGAACTTTTTTTCTTCGAGTGATTAA
- a CDS encoding transketolase family protein produces the protein MKKYTYTESKDTRSGFGAGLLEAGKQNENVVALCADLIGSLKMNDFIKEFPERFFQIGIAEANMMGIAAGLTIGGKIPFTGTFANFSTGRVYDQIRQSIAYSDKNVKICASHAGLTLGEDGATHQILEDIGLMKMLPGMTVINPCDFNQTKAATIAISKYEGPVYLRFGRPVVPNFTPADQTFEIGKAVLLNEGTDVTIIATGHLVWEAIQAGEELEKLGINAEIINIHTIKPLDEEAVLKSITKTGCVVTAEEHNRLGGLGDSVAQLLATKKPTPQEFVAVNDSFGESGTPAQLMEKYGLNASSIVAAARKVIARK, from the coding sequence ATGAAAAAATACACATACACTGAATCAAAAGATACACGTTCAGGTTTCGGCGCAGGACTATTGGAAGCCGGAAAACAAAACGAAAATGTGGTTGCCCTGTGTGCCGACCTTATTGGCTCGCTAAAAATGAATGATTTCATCAAGGAATTTCCAGAACGCTTTTTCCAAATAGGTATCGCTGAAGCGAACATGATGGGCATTGCAGCTGGTTTGACTATTGGTGGAAAAATTCCGTTTACGGGTACCTTTGCCAACTTCTCTACAGGTCGCGTTTACGATCAGATTCGTCAATCAATCGCCTACTCTGACAAAAACGTAAAAATCTGTGCATCACATGCCGGCCTTACGCTAGGTGAAGATGGTGCTACCCACCAAATATTGGAAGATATCGGGCTCATGAAAATGCTTCCAGGCATGACCGTGATTAACCCTTGCGACTTCAACCAAACGAAAGCGGCAACCATAGCTATTTCAAAATATGAAGGTCCTGTTTACCTCCGATTCGGACGCCCTGTTGTACCTAACTTTACACCAGCCGATCAAACATTTGAAATCGGTAAAGCTGTGCTATTGAACGAAGGTACCGACGTGACCATCATTGCTACGGGACACTTGGTATGGGAAGCTATCCAAGCAGGCGAAGAGCTGGAAAAACTAGGTATCAATGCGGAAATTATCAATATCCATACCATCAAACCATTGGACGAAGAGGCTGTATTGAAATCAATTACCAAAACAGGCTGCGTCGTTACTGCCGAAGAACACAATAGACTAGGCGGTTTGGGTGATAGCGTGGCACAGTTATTGGCGACTAAAAAACCGACTCCGCAAGAGTTTGTGGCTGTAAACGATAGCTTCGGCGAATCGGGAACACCAGCTCAGCTTATGGAAAAGTATGGCCTAAATGCTAGTTCCATCGTTGCTGCAGCGCGTAAAGTAATCGCTAGAAAATAA
- a CDS encoding transketolase, producing MSADINKLEQIASQVRRDIVRMVHACQSGHPGGSLGCTDYFVALYFHAMKHDPSFNMNGVNEDLFFLSNGHISPVFYSTLARAGYFPASELSTFRKIDSRLQGHPTTHEHLPGIRIASGSLGQGLSVSIGAAQAKKLNKDNSLVYVLMGDGELQEGQVWEAALYAPHNKIDNLIAAVDYNGAQIDGSTEQVLSLGNLRAKWEAFGWDVLDVEKGNDMASVVQGLEEAKSRTGKGKPVVILLHTEMGNGVDYMMGSHKWHGVAPNDEQLELALNQLPRTIGDY from the coding sequence ATGAGTGCAGATATCAACAAACTTGAACAGATCGCTTCACAGGTAAGACGCGACATCGTTCGTATGGTACATGCTTGTCAGTCTGGTCACCCAGGAGGCTCGCTCGGTTGTACAGATTACTTCGTAGCCCTTTACTTCCATGCGATGAAACATGATCCAAGCTTCAACATGAATGGTGTAAACGAAGATTTATTCTTCTTGTCGAACGGTCACATTTCACCTGTTTTCTACAGTACCTTGGCGCGTGCAGGTTACTTCCCAGCGAGCGAATTGAGTACCTTTAGAAAAATAGATTCTAGACTACAGGGACACCCGACTACCCACGAACATCTTCCAGGTATCCGTATCGCTTCTGGTTCATTAGGACAAGGCTTATCTGTTTCCATTGGTGCTGCTCAGGCAAAAAAACTAAATAAGGATAACAGCTTAGTATACGTATTGATGGGCGATGGTGAATTGCAGGAAGGCCAAGTTTGGGAAGCTGCACTCTATGCGCCGCACAACAAAATTGACAACCTGATTGCTGCCGTAGATTACAACGGTGCACAGATCGACGGTTCCACCGAGCAAGTATTATCGCTGGGTAACCTACGTGCGAAATGGGAAGCCTTTGGTTGGGATGTACTCGACGTAGAAAAAGGAAATGATATGGCATCGGTCGTCCAAGGACTTGAAGAGGCTAAATCTCGCACAGGAAAAGGAAAGCCGGTTGTTATTTTATTGCATACCGAAATGGGTAACGGTGTCGATTACATGATGGGATCGCATAAATGGCACGGTGTGGCTCCTAACGACGAGCAGTTGGAGTTGGCGCTAAATCAATTGCCTAGAACCATCGGAGATTATTAA
- a CDS encoding NifU family protein: MATINVYTESTPNPSTMKFLVNKLLINGSLDYPNKEKAQESDFARELFKFNFVEGVFFASNFVTITKTEGVEWSDIEPLLKDFVKGAVESELSVKPVEHSEDVNFEGTEVEVKIQQVLHDYVRPAVEQDGGAIAYKAFENGIVTVELRGSCSGCPSSTITLKAGIEGLLKRMVPEVEEVVAEAM; the protein is encoded by the coding sequence ATGGCAACGATCAACGTATATACAGAATCCACTCCCAACCCTTCTACTATGAAGTTTTTGGTCAACAAGCTGTTGATCAATGGAAGTTTGGATTACCCCAATAAAGAGAAAGCACAGGAATCCGATTTCGCTAGAGAACTGTTCAAGTTCAACTTTGTGGAGGGTGTATTCTTTGCAAGCAACTTTGTTACGATCACCAAGACCGAAGGTGTAGAATGGTCCGATATCGAGCCCCTATTAAAGGATTTCGTTAAGGGAGCTGTAGAATCAGAGCTATCGGTAAAGCCTGTAGAGCACTCTGAGGATGTCAATTTTGAAGGTACCGAAGTGGAAGTAAAAATCCAACAGGTGCTGCACGATTACGTTCGCCCAGCCGTGGAGCAAGACGGTGGAGCAATAGCCTACAAAGCTTTCGAAAATGGCATTGTTACCGTGGAGTTACGCGGATCATGCAGCGGATGTCCATCGTCAACCATTACGCTGAAAGCCGGAATTGAAGGTTTATTGAAGCGTATGGTACCCGAAGTAGAAGAAGTAGTCGCCGAAGCGATGTAA